Proteins co-encoded in one Marmota flaviventris isolate mMarFla1 chromosome 9, mMarFla1.hap1, whole genome shotgun sequence genomic window:
- the LOC139706923 gene encoding olfactory receptor 4X2-like: MANTHNVTEFIFLGLSPNPEVQRICFVIFLLLYMAIVLGNSLIVLTVMTSRSLGSPMYFFVSYLSFVEICYSSTTVPKLLSDLLAERKTIPLWGCLVQFFFMHFFASTEIFLLTVMAYDRYVAICKPLNYTTIMNQQVCMVLVGMTWVGAFVHSLSQILLIFQLPFCGPNVIDHYFCDVLPLLQLACSDTLLIGLLIIANGGTLSVISFVVLLVSYAVILLHLRTRSSEGRRKALSTCGSHITVVMLFFVPCVFIYLRPSTTLPADKMVAVFYTVVTPLLNPVIYSLRNAEVKKAMKRLWTRTMQLGGT, translated from the coding sequence ATGGCCAATACACACAATGTGACTGAATTCATTTTCCTGGGACTATCTCCCAACCCGGAGGTGCAGAGGATTTGCTTTGTAATATTTCTGCTTTTGTACATGGCGATTGTCCTGGGGAATTCCCTCATTGTGCTCACTGTCATGACCAGCAGAAGTCTGGGatcccccatgtacttcttcgtCAGTTACCTGTCCTTTGTGGAGATCTGCTACTCCTCTACTACAGTCCCCAAACTCCTCTCAGATCTGCTGGCTGAGAGGAAAACCATACCTCTGTGGGGCTGCTTGGTACAATTTTTCTTCATGCACTTCTTTGCAAGCACTGAGATTTTCCTACTCacagtgatggcctatgaccgctatgtggccatctgcaagcccctCAACTACACCACCATCATGAACCAGCAGGTGTGCATGGTCCTGGTGGGAATGACATGGGTGGGAGCTTTTGTGCATTCCCTTTCCCAGATCCTTCTCATCTTCCAACTGCCCTTCTGTGGGCCCAATGTGATTGACCACTATTTCTGTGATGTGCTCCCCTTGCTCCAACTGGCCTGCTCAGACACTCTCCTCATTGGTCTGCTGATTATTGCTAATGGGGGGACCCTGTCTGTGATCAGCTTTGTGGTCCTCTTGGTGTCCTATGCGGTCATCCTGCTTCATCTGAGGACTCGGAGCTCTGAGGGGAGGCGCAAAGCCCTCTCCACCTGTGGGTCCCACATCACCGTGGTCATGTTGTTCTTTGTACCCTGTGTCTTCATCTATCTGAGGCCTTCGACCACTCTGCCTGCAGACAAGATGGTAGCCGTGTTCTACACAGTGGTGACCCCACTCCTCAACCCTGTCATCTACTCCCTGAGAAATGCTGAGGTGAAGAAGGCCATGAAGAGGCTGTGGACCAGGACAATGCAACTAGGTGGGACATAG
- the LOC139707103 gene encoding olfactory receptor 4X2-like, which yields MANTYNVTEFIFLGLSPNQEVQKVCFVIFLLLYVAIVLGNSLIVLTVLTSRSLGSPMYFFLSYLSFVEICYSSATAPKLISDLLAERKTIPWWGCMTQIFFVHFFGGIEMFILTVMAYDRYVAICKPLNYTTIMNRQVCMVLVGMAWVGGFVHSLSQILLVFQLPFCGPNVIDHYFCDVLPLLQLACSDTLLIGLLIVANGGTLSVISFVVLLVSYVVILLHLRTRSSEGRRKALSTCGSHITVVMLFFVPCVFIYLRPSTTLPADKMVAVFYTVVTPLLNPVIYSLRNAEVKKAMKRLWIRTMKLGGT from the coding sequence ATGGCCAATACATACAACGTGACTGAATTCATTTTCCTGGGATTGTCTCCCAATCAGGAGGTGCAGAAAGTTtgctttgtgatttttctgcTCTTGTACGTGGCCATTGTCCTGGGGAATTCCCTCATTGTGCTCACTGTCCTGACCAGCAGAAGTCTGGGatcccccatgtacttcttcctcagctACCTGTCCTTCGTGGAGATCTGCTACTCCTCTGCTACAGCCCCCAAACTCATCTCAGATCTGCTGGCTGAGAGGAAAACCATACCTTGGTGGGGCTGCATGACACAGATTTTCTTCGTGCACTTCTTCGGGGGCATCGAAATGTTCATTCTCacagtgatggcctatgaccgctatgtggccatctgcaagcccctCAACTACACCACCATCATGAATCGGCAGGTGTGCATGGTCCTGGTGGGAATGGCATGGGTGGGGGGCTTTGTGCATTCCCTTTCCCAGATCCTTCTCGTCTTCCAACTGCCCTTCTGTGGCCCCAATGTGATTGACCACTATTTCTGTGATGTGCTCCCCTTGCTCCAACTGGCCTGCTCAGACACTCTCCTCATTGGTCTGCTGATTGTTGCTAATGGGGGGACCCTGTCTGTGATCAGCTTTGTGGTCCTCTTGGTGTCCTATGTGGTCATCCTGCTTCATCTGAGGACTCGGAGCTCTGAGGGGCGGCGCAAAGCCCTCTCCACCTGTGGGTCCCACATCACCGTGGTCATGTTGTTCTTTGTACCCTGTGTCTTCATCTATCTGAGGCCTTCGACCACTCTGCCTGCAGACAAGATGGTAGCCGTGTTCTACACAGTGGTGACCCCACTCCTCAACCCTGTCATCTACTCCCTGAGAAATGCTGAGGTGAAGAAGGCCATGAAGAGGCTGTGGATCAGGACAATGAAACTAGGTGGGACATAG